Proteins from a genomic interval of Symmachiella macrocystis:
- the thiL gene encoding thiamine-phosphate kinase has protein sequence MNTGRHEFELIAWIRQQTRAHDRIPLGIGDDTAALAFPNPANCLVTVDMLMEGVHFTMPPATPRQIGHKALAVNLSDIAAMAGRPLAAVISLALPRGVPAKLAEELYAGIEELADQFDVAIAGGDTNSWQGPLVISITALGETTDRGAVTRSGARPGDAIFVTGGLGGSLAGKHLDFTPRINEASKLHEAVDLHAMLDVSDGLAADLQHIVEESGVGVILEESEIPISPAAQTAAEEDGRSAWDHALSDGEDFELLFTVSGDDAARLLANSPLEIPLSRIGTVVDGNEMQLRTAAGKVIPLPVSGWKHLL, from the coding sequence GTGAACACCGGCCGGCATGAATTTGAACTGATCGCATGGATTCGCCAACAGACCCGCGCCCACGACCGCATTCCTCTGGGAATCGGCGATGACACCGCAGCGTTGGCCTTTCCCAATCCGGCGAACTGCCTGGTCACCGTCGACATGCTGATGGAAGGGGTGCATTTTACGATGCCCCCGGCGACGCCTCGACAAATCGGTCATAAGGCATTGGCGGTCAATCTCAGCGATATTGCCGCAATGGCCGGACGCCCTTTGGCAGCCGTGATCAGCCTCGCCCTACCCCGTGGCGTCCCCGCGAAATTGGCCGAGGAACTGTACGCCGGCATCGAGGAGTTGGCCGACCAGTTCGACGTCGCCATCGCTGGCGGTGACACCAATAGCTGGCAAGGTCCGCTGGTGATCAGCATCACCGCCTTGGGTGAAACAACTGACCGCGGCGCCGTAACACGCAGCGGCGCTCGCCCAGGTGACGCGATATTTGTCACCGGAGGTTTGGGCGGCAGTCTGGCGGGAAAACACCTCGACTTCACGCCTCGCATCAACGAAGCCTCGAAATTGCATGAGGCCGTCGATCTGCATGCCATGCTCGATGTTAGCGACGGCTTGGCGGCGGATTTGCAGCACATTGTCGAAGAAAGCGGCGTGGGAGTTATTTTAGAGGAGTCGGAAATCCCCATCAGCCCAGCCGCCCAAACCGCCGCCGAGGAAGACGGTCGTTCTGCTTGGGATCACGCCCTCTCCGACGGTGAAGACTTTGAGTTGTTGTTTACCGTCTCAGGCGATGACGCTGCGCGGTTATTGGCCAACTCGCCGCTAGAAATTCCCTTGTCGAGAATTGGCACGGTCGTTGATGGTAACGAAATGCAGTTACGCACCGCAGCCGGAAAGGTGATCCCCTTACCGGTGTCAGGCTGGAAGCATCTGTTATAA
- the tsaE gene encoding tRNA (adenosine(37)-N6)-threonylcarbamoyltransferase complex ATPase subunit type 1 TsaE — protein sequence MPGSESSLPTTWTYTSHSEVETAALGAAVGHAAQAGAVIGLVGNLGAGKTRLTRAVATALEVDEKLVTSPTFVLIQEYAGRLPVYHFDTYRLGSVDEFLDLGVEEYFEAGGVCLIEWADRVAGVLPDDVLRIEIDITGESTRVFKFAAQGPIAQSMLIDVARNVADAHKEG from the coding sequence GTGCCCGGCTCCGAATCGTCCCTCCCGACAACTTGGACGTATACGTCGCATTCAGAAGTAGAGACCGCTGCATTAGGCGCCGCCGTAGGGCACGCTGCTCAAGCGGGGGCGGTGATTGGTTTGGTAGGCAACCTCGGTGCGGGAAAGACGCGTCTGACTCGTGCCGTTGCCACGGCGCTTGAAGTCGACGAAAAGTTGGTCACGAGCCCGACATTCGTATTGATCCAAGAATACGCCGGTCGGCTGCCGGTATATCATTTCGATACGTATCGGTTGGGCAGCGTTGACGAGTTTCTGGATTTGGGCGTCGAGGAATATTTTGAGGCCGGAGGCGTCTGCTTGATCGAATGGGCGGACCGCGTTGCCGGTGTCTTGCCTGACGATGTGCTACGGATCGAAATCGACATTACGGGAGAAAGCACCCGCGTTTTCAAGTTCGCTGCCCAAGGACCAATCGCACAATCGATGCTCATCGACGTTGCTCGCAACGTCGCCGACGCGCATAAAGAAGGTTGA
- a CDS encoding DUF1501 domain-containing protein: MLQVDMGNTGKYCDGMSRRSFVQLGVAGMATAGLADVLRAKETAAEGKQHRSVILLWLDGGPGHLDLYDLKPEAPAEIRGMWNPIPTNVQGFEISELFPQQAKIADKFSIVRSLHHGTGDHFAGGHRMLTSKAMGVSGGNNTGKFPSLGSVITRELGAKSPGMPSYISVPVASSIGLRPGYFGGNWLGVQHDPFQTGGDPNKDKFEVKNLNLAKGLSLSRLEDRRGLLTQLDTIPRNVEKTATFDAMDRFDKNAFEFVSGKRAREAFDLSREDPRIRDLYGRHTWGQSTLLARRLVEAGARFVTCHFGGWDHHWNLESGMQSYLPRVDAAVYGLFKDLDQRGLLESTMVVLCGEFSRTPRINDGGNGGPPLSKGTPGRDHWGASMFCLMGGGGIRGGQIIGSTDSKGYRPLTRAVRPEHIHATIYRAMGLNPALHLLDHRGRPTPVLEDPTPISELL, encoded by the coding sequence ATGCTGCAAGTCGATATGGGAAACACAGGAAAGTACTGTGACGGCATGAGTCGTCGCAGCTTTGTGCAGTTGGGCGTCGCCGGCATGGCCACCGCAGGATTGGCGGACGTGTTGCGTGCCAAGGAAACTGCAGCGGAGGGTAAACAGCATCGCTCAGTTATCTTGCTGTGGCTCGACGGCGGACCGGGGCACTTGGATCTATACGATCTCAAACCGGAAGCACCGGCTGAGATTCGCGGTATGTGGAATCCCATTCCTACGAACGTACAGGGATTTGAAATCAGCGAACTGTTTCCCCAACAAGCAAAAATCGCCGACAAGTTTTCGATCGTCCGCTCGCTACATCACGGCACGGGCGATCACTTCGCCGGCGGCCATCGTATGTTGACTTCCAAAGCGATGGGTGTCAGCGGTGGGAACAATACGGGTAAATTCCCCTCTCTCGGTTCAGTGATTACGCGCGAGTTAGGTGCAAAAAGTCCGGGCATGCCCAGCTACATCAGCGTGCCGGTAGCCAGTAGCATCGGCTTGCGTCCAGGCTACTTCGGCGGAAACTGGTTGGGCGTGCAACACGATCCGTTTCAGACGGGTGGGGATCCGAACAAAGATAAATTCGAAGTCAAAAACCTGAATCTGGCGAAAGGGTTGTCTCTGTCGCGGTTGGAGGATCGCCGCGGGTTGTTGACACAACTCGACACGATTCCCCGCAACGTCGAAAAGACCGCTACCTTCGATGCGATGGATCGGTTCGATAAAAACGCATTTGAATTCGTCTCTGGAAAACGCGCGCGGGAAGCCTTTGACCTTAGCCGTGAAGATCCACGGATTCGCGATCTCTATGGACGGCATACTTGGGGCCAAAGCACGTTGTTGGCGCGACGGTTGGTCGAAGCCGGCGCGCGGTTTGTCACTTGCCATTTCGGCGGCTGGGACCATCACTGGAATCTCGAATCAGGCATGCAATCCTATTTACCGCGCGTCGACGCTGCCGTGTATGGTTTGTTCAAAGACTTGGACCAGCGCGGTCTGTTGGAAAGCACCATGGTTGTGCTCTGCGGTGAATTCAGCCGCACGCCACGGATCAACGATGGCGGCAATGGCGGTCCTCCGTTGAGTAAGGGGACGCCCGGTCGCGATCACTGGGGTGCATCGATGTTCTGCCTGATGGGAGGCGGCGGCATTCGTGGCGGGCAGATTATCGGTTCGACCGACAGCAAGGGATATCGACCGCTCACCCGCGCAGTTCGTCCGGAACATATCCACGCCACAATCTATCGTGCCATGGGACTCAACCCGGCGTTGCATCTCTTAGACCATCGCGGTCGCCCAACCCCGGTCCTGGAAGATCCCACCCCGATTTCGGAATTGCTCTAA
- a CDS encoding secretin N-terminal domain-containing protein gives MRSMHRIFLSAVCGLLLSGLPELCHAQDAVVVPSGVRGRRSTPSQPGQPGQPQPGQAKPGDKSKPGDDKNKDKKPDEKKEEPGTSAVKRPAKPDEEPKPEDLKLQRLGDGEVRFNFRGAPWPVVLKELADVAHLNLDWQELPGDYLNFVTTRSYEVDEARDVINRHLLARGYTMILHEEMLSVVSLKKIKELNPAVVPEVTPEELAKLMPHEYVRTSFVLDTLIAKELAEQLKPLISPEHGRLNAVESLNRLEAMDTVANLRQIQSYLLMEKSDIGQDRVMQEFFLKHTRASETLVQLQDLLGIKRTAEVSGAANPQMQQQMQQMMQRMQQQQQKKGGAAGAKAPEEVRLIVNSRSNSIMATAPPNKMAIITQAIKSLDVAADPADSLFNNIDRMQTYRLAATDPETLVNMLEDLGGLDIGTQLEVDKKNKAIIAKASMTDHLMIRKLIAKLDGSGRRFDVIKLRRLDAVEVAGSIKFMMGGEEEKKDNSRSRYSWYGGYGSSNQKEEKEDKFRVDADMDNNRLLLWANDIELDSVEGLLVKLGEIRAPGQNRSKMRLMEAVSPEDSEKVLERLRKIWPNIAPNELILPEPIETPETDEPTKEKKDAAAKPKTAALPIQPRLQLANFYEEKTAAKEPVEAAAADASDNQQAKRPAGTRKAEAPPISIRRTHDGRLVISCDDPAALDVLEDLMVDIAPPPKTYKVFFLKYASAYWVSFNLEDFFKEEDEDDKPRRPYWYYDYGSNDKKDETRSLSKRKKLKFIVDTDTNSIMVRGGDSSQWKTVEELIEMYDKALPPNSRNVRHVQIFKLKHNSAKDVSEAIKDVYRDLLSANDKALENQPKKQTNIRYADYYGDDDKDELSQGRFKGDLSIGVDPKTNTLIVSATEAILHNVGLMINELETSAAPLESNMQVVKLKPGMDSAAIHENLSKLLNPRPSDEEKQRQEAEKQKQMQRKQQQQQQDAAAAALLN, from the coding sequence ATGCGCTCCATGCATCGCATATTTCTGTCAGCCGTTTGCGGGTTGTTGCTCAGCGGATTGCCCGAACTCTGTCATGCCCAAGATGCTGTTGTCGTCCCCTCTGGAGTACGGGGTCGACGGTCCACGCCCTCGCAACCGGGGCAGCCTGGCCAACCTCAACCGGGACAAGCAAAACCGGGTGATAAATCCAAGCCGGGTGACGACAAGAACAAAGACAAAAAACCGGACGAGAAAAAAGAGGAACCGGGAACCTCAGCCGTAAAGCGGCCCGCCAAACCGGATGAGGAGCCGAAGCCGGAAGATCTCAAACTACAGAGACTGGGCGACGGTGAAGTCCGCTTCAACTTCCGCGGCGCTCCCTGGCCGGTGGTGCTCAAGGAGTTGGCCGACGTCGCGCATCTCAACTTGGACTGGCAGGAATTGCCGGGCGACTATTTGAATTTTGTCACAACCCGCAGTTACGAGGTCGACGAAGCCCGCGACGTGATCAATCGCCACCTGCTGGCGCGGGGTTACACCATGATCTTGCATGAAGAAATGCTCTCGGTGGTCAGCCTGAAGAAAATCAAAGAACTCAACCCGGCCGTTGTACCGGAGGTCACGCCCGAGGAACTTGCCAAATTGATGCCCCACGAATACGTCCGCACGTCGTTCGTGCTCGATACGTTGATTGCCAAAGAATTGGCAGAACAACTCAAACCGTTGATTAGCCCCGAGCATGGCCGTCTGAACGCGGTGGAGTCGCTCAATCGTCTGGAAGCGATGGATACGGTCGCCAATTTGCGGCAGATCCAATCATATCTATTGATGGAGAAATCCGACATCGGACAAGACCGAGTGATGCAGGAGTTCTTTCTCAAACATACCCGCGCCTCAGAAACGTTGGTGCAATTGCAAGATCTGCTGGGGATCAAACGCACGGCCGAAGTCTCCGGCGCCGCGAATCCGCAGATGCAGCAGCAAATGCAACAAATGATGCAACGCATGCAGCAACAACAGCAAAAAAAGGGTGGGGCTGCCGGTGCTAAGGCCCCCGAAGAGGTGCGACTGATTGTCAATTCCCGCAGCAACAGCATCATGGCGACGGCACCACCCAACAAAATGGCCATCATTACGCAAGCCATCAAATCACTCGATGTGGCTGCCGATCCGGCCGACTCGCTGTTTAACAACATCGACCGCATGCAGACTTATCGTTTAGCGGCGACCGACCCCGAAACGTTAGTAAATATGTTGGAAGACCTGGGGGGCTTGGATATCGGCACGCAATTAGAAGTCGATAAAAAGAATAAAGCCATCATCGCCAAGGCCTCTATGACCGACCATTTGATGATCCGCAAACTGATCGCCAAGCTCGACGGCAGCGGCCGGCGGTTTGATGTGATCAAATTGCGACGACTAGACGCGGTCGAAGTCGCCGGCTCGATCAAATTCATGATGGGCGGCGAAGAAGAGAAAAAGGACAACAGTCGCTCGCGGTATTCGTGGTATGGCGGCTACGGATCGTCCAATCAAAAAGAGGAAAAGGAAGACAAATTCCGTGTCGATGCCGACATGGACAACAACCGCCTGTTGCTGTGGGCCAACGACATTGAATTGGACTCAGTCGAAGGGTTGTTGGTCAAGTTGGGTGAAATCCGGGCTCCCGGCCAAAACCGCAGCAAAATGCGGTTGATGGAAGCGGTTTCCCCCGAAGATTCCGAAAAGGTCTTAGAACGCCTGCGGAAGATTTGGCCGAACATTGCCCCCAACGAATTGATTCTCCCCGAACCGATTGAAACTCCGGAAACAGACGAACCGACTAAGGAAAAAAAGGATGCAGCGGCCAAACCCAAGACCGCTGCCCTGCCGATTCAACCACGTCTGCAGTTGGCGAATTTCTATGAAGAAAAGACGGCGGCAAAAGAACCGGTCGAGGCCGCCGCAGCTGATGCGAGCGACAATCAACAAGCCAAACGTCCTGCGGGCACCCGCAAAGCCGAAGCGCCTCCCATCTCGATCCGCCGCACACACGATGGCCGTCTCGTCATCAGTTGCGACGACCCCGCCGCACTGGATGTGTTAGAAGATTTGATGGTCGACATCGCTCCGCCACCAAAGACTTACAAAGTCTTCTTCCTCAAATATGCGTCCGCCTATTGGGTCAGCTTTAATCTAGAGGACTTCTTCAAAGAAGAGGACGAAGACGACAAACCACGTCGACCCTACTGGTATTACGACTACGGTTCCAACGATAAGAAAGACGAAACGCGAAGTTTATCCAAGCGCAAGAAGTTGAAATTCATCGTCGATACCGACACGAATTCGATCATGGTCCGCGGCGGGGATTCCAGCCAATGGAAAACTGTTGAGGAATTAATTGAAATGTACGACAAGGCCTTGCCGCCCAACTCGCGTAATGTGCGACACGTACAAATCTTTAAGCTCAAACACAACAGCGCTAAGGACGTTTCCGAGGCGATCAAAGACGTTTATCGCGACCTGCTCAGCGCTAATGACAAGGCGCTTGAAAATCAGCCGAAAAAACAAACTAACATTCGCTACGCCGACTATTATGGCGACGATGACAAGGATGAATTGAGCCAAGGCCGTTTCAAGGGGGACTTGTCGATCGGGGTCGACCCCAAGACGAATACGTTGATCGTCTCAGCCACGGAGGCCATTTTGCACAACGTGGGACTCATGATCAACGAACTTGAGACATCGGCGGCACCGCTGGAATCGAATATGCAGGTCGTCAAACTCAAGCCGGGAATGGATTCTGCGGCGATCCATGAGAACCTTTCCAAACTGCTCAACCCGCGACCGTCGGACGAAGAAAAGCAAAGACAAGAAGCGGAGAAGCAAAAACAAATGCAACGAAAGCAACAGCAGCAGCAACAAGATGCCGCAGCCGCAGCCTTGCTGAACTGA